One window of the Candidatus Eisenbacteria bacterium genome contains the following:
- the ilvA gene encoding threonine ammonia-lyase, biosynthetic: MDDLLRRALDARVGDVLPTPTPLDEAPSLSARLRVPVLLKREDLTPIFAFKIRGAYNRMAQLRPAERAGGVVAASAGNHAQGVAYAAQRLGVTARIVMPLTTPSIKVRAVRRLGADVVLAGDGYDAAAAHAADIARTEGRTMIPPFDDLDVIAGQGTVGLEILHQAPRDLATIFVPIGGGGLASGVAAVVKAVRPGMRVVGVQPDDSDAMRRSLAAGKRVVLEHVGFFADGVAVKQVGEHTFALCRRYLDDCITVGVDEICAAIADVFEDTRSILEPAGALSVAGAKRAAKAGGLAPGSVVAVTSGANMNFARLAYVADQAQVGEHREAIFAVTIPERPGAFLGFCAAIGERSVTEFNYRLATRAEAHIFVGLEVAGVEESRAIAADLERRGYPCVDLSDNDLAKTHIRHMVGGRTAQVGDEVLYGFEFPERPGALLQFLTRLGSRWNISLFHYRNHGAAFGRVLCGLEVPLADRDELRDRLDALGFSYREESDNPAGRFFLRS; the protein is encoded by the coding sequence ATGGACGACCTGCTGCGACGCGCGCTCGACGCCCGCGTCGGCGACGTGCTCCCCACGCCGACCCCGCTCGATGAAGCGCCGAGCCTCTCGGCGCGTCTCCGCGTCCCGGTGCTCCTGAAGCGCGAGGACCTGACGCCGATCTTCGCGTTCAAGATCCGCGGCGCCTACAACCGCATGGCGCAGCTCCGGCCGGCGGAGCGGGCCGGCGGCGTCGTCGCCGCGTCGGCGGGTAATCACGCGCAGGGCGTCGCCTACGCCGCGCAGCGCCTCGGCGTCACGGCACGGATCGTGATGCCGCTCACGACCCCGTCGATCAAGGTACGCGCCGTGCGACGGCTCGGCGCCGACGTCGTGCTCGCGGGAGACGGGTACGACGCCGCCGCGGCGCACGCCGCCGACATCGCACGCACCGAGGGGCGCACGATGATCCCGCCGTTCGACGACCTCGACGTCATCGCCGGACAGGGCACGGTCGGGCTCGAGATCCTCCATCAGGCGCCGCGCGACCTCGCGACGATCTTCGTGCCGATCGGCGGAGGCGGGCTCGCGTCCGGCGTCGCGGCGGTCGTGAAGGCGGTCCGGCCTGGCATGCGCGTCGTCGGCGTCCAGCCCGACGACTCCGACGCCATGCGCCGCTCGCTCGCGGCCGGGAAGCGCGTCGTGCTCGAGCACGTCGGCTTCTTCGCCGATGGCGTGGCGGTGAAGCAGGTCGGCGAGCACACCTTCGCGCTGTGCCGTCGCTACCTCGACGACTGCATCACCGTCGGCGTCGACGAGATCTGCGCCGCGATCGCCGACGTGTTCGAGGACACGCGCTCGATCCTCGAGCCCGCAGGCGCGCTCAGCGTCGCCGGCGCCAAGCGCGCCGCCAAAGCAGGCGGCCTCGCGCCGGGATCGGTCGTGGCCGTCACCTCGGGGGCCAACATGAACTTCGCGCGGCTCGCCTACGTCGCCGATCAGGCGCAGGTGGGCGAGCACCGCGAAGCGATCTTCGCGGTGACGATCCCGGAGCGACCCGGCGCGTTTCTCGGCTTCTGCGCCGCCATCGGCGAGCGCAGCGTGACCGAGTTCAACTACCGGCTCGCGACACGCGCCGAGGCGCACATCTTCGTGGGGCTCGAGGTGGCCGGGGTGGAGGAATCGCGCGCGATCGCGGCCGACCTCGAGCGGCGCGGCTACCCGTGCGTCGACCTCTCCGACAACGATCTCGCCAAGACGCACATCCGGCACATGGTGGGCGGGCGCACGGCCCAGGTCGGAGACGAGGTGCTGTACGGCTTCGAGTTCCCGGAGCGTCCCGGCGCGCTGCTGCAGTTCCTCACCCGGCTCGGCAGCCGGTGGAACATCTCGCTCTTCCACTATCGGAACCACGGCGCGGCGTTCGGCCGGGTGCTGTGCGGCCTCGAGGTGCCGCTCGCGGACCGGGACGAGCTGCGGGATCGTCTCGATGCGCTGGGCTTTTCCTACCGCGAGGAAAGTGACAACCCCGCCGGACGGTTCTTCCTGCGTTCCTGA
- a CDS encoding glutathione S-transferase family protein, producing the protein MKLYDFAIAPNPKKVRVYLKEKGLDLPVEPVDLMSGQNRTPEFLQKVNPLGGLPVLQLDDGGNLTESLAIIQYLEELHPTPPMIGTTPLERARVRETERICELGVLGNVATIFQNTSPFFAGRLKQSPDAADNARGRLANNLKVLDAKVGAKPFLCGDRPTIADCTLFAATEFAAFGGNALDFSATPNLARWYETFKQRPSAQA; encoded by the coding sequence ATGAAACTCTACGACTTCGCCATCGCGCCCAACCCGAAGAAGGTCCGCGTCTACCTGAAGGAGAAGGGACTCGATCTGCCGGTCGAGCCGGTCGACCTGATGAGCGGACAGAACCGCACGCCCGAGTTCCTCCAGAAGGTGAACCCGCTGGGCGGTCTGCCGGTGCTGCAGCTCGACGACGGCGGCAATCTCACCGAGTCGCTCGCCATCATCCAGTACCTGGAGGAGCTGCACCCGACGCCGCCCATGATCGGCACGACGCCGCTCGAGCGCGCGCGCGTGCGCGAGACCGAGCGCATCTGCGAGCTCGGCGTGCTCGGCAACGTCGCGACGATCTTCCAGAACACGAGCCCGTTCTTCGCCGGGCGCCTGAAGCAGTCGCCCGACGCGGCCGACAACGCCCGCGGCCGCCTCGCCAACAACCTGAAGGTGCTGGACGCCAAGGTCGGCGCGAAGCCGTTCTTGTGCGGCGATCGCCCGACCATCGCCGACTGTACGCTCTTCGCGGCCACCGAGTTCGCCGCCTTCGGCGGCAACGCGCTCGACTTCTCGGCCACCCCGAACCTCGCGCGCTGGTACGAGACGTTCAAGCAGCGCCCGAGCGCGCAGGCCTGA
- a CDS encoding MFS transporter yields MPAPSHSPAYARYVLGILFVVFVFNFVDRQILAILLEPIKADLGASDTAMGFLTGIAFALFYTVAGIPIARMADRGSRRTVIAVGLALWSGMTALSGMAQTFAQLALARVGVGVGEAACSPPAHSLLADYFPPERRATALAIYAMGIHVGILVGFIVGGWANQLLGWRQAFFIVGLPGLVLAIVVRLTVREPVRGITDGLAHATEMPSVSEALGILRKLGSLRHMAIGAGLHSFAGYGLAAWGPAFLARVHHMGSAEIGTWLGLITGFGGMIGAILGGTLADRLGARDERWRLWVPTLASIVEVPFLVAFLLWPTPGPALAIAVPGILAGAMWLGPVFATTQTLVRPDMRALTSAVLLFVINLIGLGLGPQAVGVLNDAMKGTFGAEAIRYSLLLVGLTNLWAAAHFALAARDVRKDLRRTTRLRPARSGAA; encoded by the coding sequence GTGCCCGCCCCGAGCCACTCGCCGGCCTACGCGCGCTACGTGCTCGGGATCCTGTTCGTCGTCTTCGTCTTCAACTTCGTCGATCGCCAGATCCTCGCGATCCTGCTCGAGCCGATCAAGGCCGACCTGGGCGCGTCGGACACCGCGATGGGGTTTCTGACCGGCATCGCGTTCGCGCTCTTCTACACGGTCGCGGGGATTCCGATCGCGCGGATGGCCGATCGCGGCTCGCGCCGCACGGTGATCGCGGTCGGCCTCGCGCTCTGGAGCGGCATGACCGCGCTCTCGGGCATGGCGCAGACGTTCGCGCAGCTCGCCCTCGCACGCGTCGGGGTCGGCGTCGGCGAAGCGGCGTGTAGCCCGCCGGCGCACTCGCTCCTCGCGGACTACTTCCCGCCCGAACGGCGCGCGACGGCGCTCGCGATCTACGCGATGGGCATCCACGTCGGGATCCTGGTGGGGTTCATCGTCGGCGGATGGGCGAACCAGCTCCTCGGATGGCGGCAGGCGTTCTTCATCGTCGGGCTGCCCGGACTCGTGCTGGCGATCGTCGTGCGCCTCACGGTGCGCGAGCCGGTGCGCGGCATCACCGACGGCCTCGCGCACGCGACCGAGATGCCGTCCGTTTCGGAGGCCCTCGGCATCCTGCGCAAGCTCGGCTCGCTGCGGCACATGGCGATCGGCGCCGGCCTGCACTCGTTCGCGGGCTACGGGCTCGCGGCGTGGGGGCCGGCGTTCCTCGCTCGCGTCCATCACATGGGGAGCGCGGAGATCGGCACGTGGCTCGGGCTCATCACCGGCTTCGGCGGCATGATCGGCGCGATCCTCGGCGGCACGCTCGCCGATCGGCTGGGCGCGCGCGACGAGCGATGGCGGCTGTGGGTCCCGACCCTGGCGTCGATCGTCGAGGTGCCGTTCCTGGTGGCGTTCCTCTTGTGGCCGACGCCCGGCCCGGCGCTCGCGATCGCCGTGCCCGGGATCCTCGCGGGAGCGATGTGGCTCGGCCCGGTGTTCGCGACCACGCAGACGCTCGTGCGGCCCGACATGCGCGCGCTCACGTCGGCGGTGCTTCTGTTCGTGATCAACCTGATCGGCCTGGGGCTCGGCCCGCAGGCCGTCGGCGTGCTGAACGACGCGATGAAGGGCACCTTCGGGGCCGAGGCGATCCGCTACTCGCTGCTCCTGGTCGGTCTCACGAACCTCTGGGCGGCGGCGCACTTCGCGCTCGCCGCCCGGGACGTTCGCAAGGATCTCCGCCGGACGACGCGGCTCAGGCCTGCGCGCTCGGGCGCTGCTTGA
- a CDS encoding acetate--CoA ligase family protein, producing the protein MPTLSEHDSKEILARYGVPVARERLVADPSLVAEAAGAIGFPAVVKLCGPAIAHKTERSLVRLGIADADGARRAAEELWARRRPEDGAVELLVAEMVAGRRELIAGIVRDPQFGPCVMLGLGGVFTEALGDVVFASAPLSHAEALRVVAGLRTQKLLGAFRGEPAVDRNALAAVLVGLGRLAAERPDVASVDVNPLIVRGATPVAVDALVEIGPAAAAKARRAPGDDELRARFAPLFHPRGIIVAGASSHPGKFGFAALHNLLAFGYRGTIFPVNRDAREGTEILGRPTLPDVAQVPQGAADLVFVCTPAAANTALVRACAARGVRAAFVASGGYIEAGDEGAARERELVAAANEAGLVLAGPNGQGLVSTTESMCAQIVAPYPPAGRISIASQSGNLLSSLLNYATLTGIGVSKAISAGNSAQTTVADYVAYFAADPETAVIVAYVEGVGDGTAFVDVLRRATARKPVVLLKGGASASGQRAAASHTGALASDDRVFDGICRQTGALRARAVEEAFEWAATFATQPAPHGRRVLVLTTVGGWGVLTADAIAASGLDLVPLPDDLRAAIDPLVPSRWSRQNPIDLAGGETRETIPTVLDLAVAHADVDAVVFLGLGVQANQAHVLRTGPFFPDHGLERIVEFHERQDRRYAEAAREASERYGKPVLVATELAVADRYYGEGNPGPTAVRAGGRLCYPSGHRAVSALAALVAYADLRRSNG; encoded by the coding sequence ATGCCGACGCTCTCCGAGCACGATTCGAAGGAGATCCTGGCGCGCTACGGCGTTCCGGTCGCGCGCGAGCGGCTCGTCGCCGATCCCTCCCTGGTCGCGGAGGCGGCCGGCGCGATCGGGTTTCCGGCAGTCGTGAAGCTCTGCGGCCCCGCCATCGCGCACAAGACGGAGCGGAGCCTCGTGCGGCTCGGCATCGCCGACGCGGACGGCGCACGCCGCGCCGCGGAGGAGCTGTGGGCCCGGCGCCGTCCCGAGGACGGCGCGGTGGAGCTCCTCGTCGCCGAGATGGTGGCCGGGCGCCGCGAGCTGATCGCGGGCATCGTTCGGGATCCGCAGTTCGGCCCGTGCGTCATGCTGGGACTCGGCGGCGTCTTCACCGAAGCGCTCGGCGACGTCGTGTTCGCGTCCGCGCCGCTGTCGCACGCCGAAGCGCTCCGTGTCGTGGCGGGCTTGCGGACGCAGAAGCTCCTCGGCGCCTTCCGCGGCGAGCCGGCGGTCGACCGCAACGCGCTGGCCGCGGTCCTGGTCGGCCTGGGGCGGCTCGCCGCCGAGCGGCCCGACGTCGCGAGCGTCGACGTGAATCCGCTCATCGTGCGCGGCGCGACGCCGGTGGCCGTCGACGCGCTGGTCGAGATCGGGCCGGCCGCCGCAGCGAAGGCCCGGCGGGCGCCGGGCGACGACGAGCTCCGCGCGCGGTTCGCGCCCCTCTTCCACCCGCGCGGCATCATCGTCGCCGGGGCGTCGTCGCATCCCGGCAAGTTCGGCTTCGCGGCGCTCCACAATCTGCTCGCGTTCGGCTACCGCGGCACGATCTTCCCGGTGAATCGCGACGCCCGCGAGGGTACGGAGATCCTCGGACGCCCGACGCTCCCGGACGTCGCACAGGTCCCGCAGGGCGCGGCCGATCTCGTCTTCGTCTGCACGCCGGCGGCGGCGAACACCGCCCTCGTGCGGGCGTGCGCGGCGCGCGGCGTGCGCGCGGCCTTCGTCGCGAGCGGCGGCTACATCGAGGCCGGGGACGAGGGCGCGGCGCGCGAGCGGGAGCTGGTGGCGGCAGCGAACGAGGCGGGCCTCGTCCTCGCCGGCCCGAATGGCCAGGGGCTCGTCTCGACGACCGAATCGATGTGCGCGCAGATCGTGGCGCCCTACCCGCCCGCGGGGCGGATCTCGATCGCGAGCCAGAGCGGCAACCTCCTCTCGTCGCTCCTCAACTACGCGACCCTGACGGGAATCGGCGTGTCGAAGGCGATCTCGGCCGGCAACTCCGCCCAGACGACGGTCGCCGACTACGTCGCCTATTTCGCAGCGGACCCCGAGACCGCCGTCATCGTCGCCTACGTCGAAGGCGTGGGCGACGGCACCGCCTTCGTCGACGTGCTCAGGCGGGCGACGGCGCGCAAGCCCGTCGTCCTCTTGAAGGGAGGCGCGTCCGCCTCGGGTCAGCGCGCGGCCGCGAGCCACACCGGCGCGTTGGCGAGCGACGATCGCGTCTTCGACGGCATCTGCCGGCAGACGGGCGCGCTGCGCGCCCGGGCGGTCGAGGAGGCGTTCGAGTGGGCAGCGACGTTCGCGACCCAGCCCGCGCCGCACGGCCGTCGCGTGCTGGTGCTGACGACGGTCGGAGGATGGGGCGTGCTCACGGCGGACGCGATCGCGGCATCCGGGCTCGATCTCGTCCCGCTGCCCGACGACCTCCGCGCCGCGATCGACCCGCTCGTGCCGTCGCGATGGAGCCGGCAGAACCCGATCGACCTCGCGGGCGGCGAGACGCGCGAAACGATCCCGACCGTGCTCGATCTCGCGGTGGCGCACGCGGACGTCGATGCGGTCGTCTTCCTCGGCCTCGGCGTGCAGGCGAACCAGGCCCACGTGCTCCGCACCGGCCCGTTCTTTCCGGACCACGGCCTCGAGCGCATCGTCGAGTTCCACGAGCGACAGGACCGCCGCTACGCGGAGGCGGCGCGCGAGGCGTCGGAGCGTTACGGAAAGCCCGTGCTGGTCGCGACCGAGCTCGCCGTCGCCGACCGCTACTACGGCGAGGGCAACCCCGGTCCGACGGCCGTTCGCGCCGGGGGACGTCTGTGCTATCCGAGCGGGCATCGTGCCGTCTCGGCCCTCGCCGCGCTCGTCGCGTACGCGGACCTCCGACGATCGAACGGGTGA
- a CDS encoding class II aldolase/adducin family protein — MGSALQDLRKELADICHRASERWLTAGSGGNISIRVPGTDRYLCTATGVTFRDTEPDNVVLMDLAGKQLDNFDFKPSKEFRWHAGVFATCPDVNGVVHTHSTATMAFGICGITPPHMTGQARAHLKEIRIVPYADAGSEKLRDLVVDVYKRAPDTRIVLLANHGLAASGPTLLEAYNRAEIVEDSAQAYLHCKLLGREPKLDF; from the coding sequence ATGGGGAGCGCGCTGCAGGACCTCCGCAAGGAGCTGGCCGACATCTGCCACCGGGCGAGCGAGCGGTGGCTCACGGCCGGATCCGGCGGCAACATCTCGATCCGCGTGCCGGGAACCGATCGTTACTTGTGTACGGCGACCGGCGTCACCTTCCGGGATACCGAGCCGGACAACGTCGTCTTGATGGACCTCGCAGGGAAGCAGCTCGACAACTTCGACTTCAAGCCGTCGAAGGAGTTCCGCTGGCACGCGGGCGTGTTCGCCACCTGCCCGGACGTGAACGGCGTGGTGCACACGCACTCGACGGCGACCATGGCCTTCGGGATCTGCGGCATCACGCCGCCGCACATGACCGGCCAGGCGCGCGCGCACCTGAAGGAGATCCGGATCGTCCCCTACGCCGACGCCGGCTCGGAGAAGCTCCGCGACCTCGTCGTCGACGTCTACAAGCGCGCCCCCGACACGCGCATCGTGCTGCTCGCGAACCACGGGCTCGCAGCGTCCGGTCCGACGCTCCTCGAAGCCTACAACCGCGCCGAGATCGTCGAGGACTCCGCCCAGGCCTACCTGCACTGCAAGCTCCTGGGCCGCGAGCCGAAGCTCGACTTTTGA
- a CDS encoding adenylate/guanylate cyclase domain-containing protein, translating to MGRPVVVPGWLLLSLVVVIAANLVAGAATAVTVNLMHGVTPFAIAVREHDAALLPLWRCFAYPALTAVTLIYLWPLIAYFRCGRSVEPSVAVKRRAVNGPFVMASVGFSGWVSSVVVFPLITIAHFGRWTPELMSQHVLSPLVNGFLAATTSYLVVDWVFRTRVVSHVFADGRASAGATATLGVGARLGVFLVAVAFVPLFTMLGLIRAAAARLDAGWDIGKVVPELVQSSESTFLLYVALGLVLTAVLARTFTRPLAEVTGALRRVRAGTLDQPVRVTSADEIGILEESVNAMAATLRERERILQTFGRVVEPVVRDRLLAGDLRGEGEVRTASILFCDLRDFTTFAERTAPRELVRTLNEFFTTMTTWARECDGFVNKFIGDGLLVVFGLLDDAPGRGPSDGAAAAVRCALGMRERLARLNEDRIGLGQMPLGMKVGVHTGPVVAGTIGAADRHEYTVIGDTVNVAARLEELCREHGCEVIVSAASWELARSGGAWLPEAHADAIVPRGRGESVSVYRIG from the coding sequence ATGGGAAGGCCCGTCGTCGTACCCGGGTGGTTGCTCCTGTCGCTGGTGGTCGTGATCGCGGCGAACCTCGTCGCGGGCGCCGCGACCGCCGTGACCGTGAACCTGATGCACGGCGTGACGCCCTTCGCGATCGCCGTGCGCGAGCACGACGCCGCGCTGCTGCCCCTGTGGCGATGCTTCGCCTACCCGGCGCTCACGGCGGTCACCCTGATCTACCTGTGGCCCCTCATCGCCTACTTCCGTTGCGGGAGGTCGGTCGAGCCGTCGGTCGCCGTGAAGCGCCGCGCCGTCAACGGCCCGTTCGTGATGGCGAGCGTCGGCTTCTCGGGGTGGGTGTCGAGCGTCGTCGTCTTCCCGCTGATCACGATCGCCCACTTCGGGCGCTGGACGCCGGAGCTGATGTCGCAGCACGTGCTGTCGCCGCTCGTGAACGGGTTTCTCGCCGCGACCACGTCGTACCTGGTGGTCGACTGGGTCTTCCGCACGCGCGTCGTGTCGCACGTCTTCGCCGACGGCCGGGCGAGCGCGGGCGCCACGGCGACGCTCGGCGTCGGCGCGCGCCTGGGGGTCTTCCTGGTCGCGGTCGCGTTCGTGCCCTTGTTCACGATGCTGGGGCTCATCCGGGCCGCGGCGGCGCGGCTCGACGCGGGATGGGACATCGGGAAGGTCGTCCCGGAGCTCGTACAGTCGAGCGAGAGCACGTTCCTCCTGTACGTGGCGCTGGGCCTCGTGCTGACCGCGGTCCTCGCGCGCACCTTCACCCGGCCGCTCGCCGAAGTGACGGGAGCGCTGCGTCGCGTGCGTGCGGGTACGCTCGATCAACCGGTCCGGGTCACGTCGGCCGACGAGATCGGCATCCTCGAGGAGAGCGTCAACGCGATGGCAGCGACGCTCCGCGAGCGCGAGCGCATCCTGCAGACGTTCGGACGGGTGGTCGAGCCCGTGGTGCGCGACCGGCTCCTCGCGGGCGACCTCCGCGGCGAGGGCGAGGTCCGTACGGCGTCGATCCTGTTCTGCGACCTGCGTGACTTCACGACCTTCGCCGAGCGCACCGCGCCGCGCGAGCTGGTGCGCACGCTGAACGAGTTCTTCACGACCATGACGACCTGGGCGCGCGAGTGCGACGGCTTCGTCAACAAGTTCATCGGCGACGGCCTCCTGGTCGTGTTCGGGCTCCTCGACGACGCGCCGGGGCGCGGCCCGTCGGACGGTGCCGCGGCCGCGGTGCGTTGTGCGCTCGGCATGCGCGAGCGGCTGGCGCGCCTGAACGAGGATCGGATCGGCCTCGGCCAGATGCCGCTCGGCATGAAGGTCGGCGTCCACACGGGGCCGGTCGTCGCCGGCACGATCGGCGCCGCAGACCGCCACGAGTACACCGTCATCGGCGACACCGTGAACGTCGCCGCGCGCCTGGAGGAGCTCTGCCGGGAGCACGGCTGCGAGGTCATCGTGTCGGCGGCGTCGTGGGAGCTGGCGCGCAGCGGCGGCGCGTGGCTCCCCGAGGCGCACGCCGACGCGATCGTGCCGCGCGGACGCGGCGAATCCGTCAGCGTCTATCGGATCGGCTGA
- a CDS encoding glycosyltransferase codes for MPAVSVIIPTYNCGRYLRASLESIFAQTDPDREIVVVDDGSTDDTPAILAAYGDRLRTVRGAHAGMAAARNLGLAHAIGEWVAFHDADDVALPDRLALLRAYLRAHPEVDAVFADGTRLGEPDAHLVPRELGARCAARPLGFADLFDGFPVYFQTALVPRRVFAAVGDFDTRLRTQPDLEYGYRLLAHCRAGYVDRPVFHYRWHDANTTRDRLEVREDLAYILEQLAARVPEAVREVGSRRVETRLARHHFRIGELRLARGDVGIARAAFSRAAALRPLHPRYQWMRLRTGAQRAES; via the coding sequence ATGCCGGCCGTCTCGGTCATCATTCCGACCTACAACTGCGGTCGCTACCTGCGGGCGAGCCTCGAGAGCATCTTCGCCCAGACCGACCCCGACCGGGAGATCGTGGTGGTCGACGACGGGTCGACCGACGACACCCCGGCGATCCTCGCGGCGTACGGCGACCGGCTGCGCACGGTGCGAGGTGCCCACGCCGGCATGGCGGCGGCACGCAATCTGGGCCTGGCCCACGCGATCGGCGAGTGGGTCGCCTTCCACGACGCCGACGACGTGGCGCTCCCCGATCGCCTGGCCCTCCTGCGGGCGTACCTGCGCGCGCATCCGGAGGTCGACGCGGTGTTCGCCGACGGCACGCGTCTGGGCGAGCCCGATGCGCACCTCGTGCCGCGCGAGCTGGGGGCACGTTGCGCCGCGCGTCCCCTCGGCTTCGCCGATCTCTTCGACGGCTTTCCGGTGTACTTCCAGACGGCGCTCGTCCCGCGGCGCGTGTTCGCCGCGGTGGGCGACTTCGACACCCGGCTGCGTACGCAGCCCGACCTCGAGTACGGCTACCGCCTGCTGGCACATTGTCGCGCGGGTTACGTCGACCGGCCCGTCTTCCACTACCGCTGGCACGACGCCAATACGACGCGCGATCGCCTCGAGGTGCGCGAGGATCTGGCCTACATCCTGGAGCAGCTCGCGGCCCGCGTGCCGGAAGCCGTGCGAGAGGTCGGATCGCGTCGCGTCGAGACCCGGCTCGCCCGTCACCACTTCCGGATCGGCGAGCTGCGGCTCGCGCGCGGCGACGTCGGCATCGCGCGCGCCGCCTTCTCGCGCGCGGCTGCTCTCCGTCCGCTGCATCCCCGCTATCAGTGGATGCGTCTTCGCACTGGCGCCCAGCGGGCGGAGTCGTGA
- a CDS encoding FIST N-terminal domain-containing protein — protein sequence MKWSSAVSTAPLLADAVAEATARVRRELGDVAPDFAVVFVSPHHEASYDAVPELVRAGLECRTLLGCSAGGVIGGGHEVEEAPGFSLTAAVLPGVRLTPFHTSEPEPPRVAPDGPAQFVICPEPFSFDAESFVHALDRAYPGSTVIGGVASGARHPGENALFLDGAVHRDGLVGVVLAGDVVIDTIVAQGCRQIGEPMFVTRCERNLLQEIDGRSPAAVLADLHRRATPRDRELFRSSLFLGIVMREQQEYHQGDFLIRNVLGLDGKTGAVAVGALLRPGMVVQFHLRDARTSAEDLDAMLGRYRGKPAGSLLFSCLGRGAHLYGRPDHDTDAVRRHLGEVPLGGFFCNGEIGPVQGTTFLHGYTSAFGLFRPRS from the coding sequence ATGAAGTGGAGCTCCGCCGTGTCGACGGCGCCGCTGCTCGCCGACGCCGTGGCGGAGGCGACGGCCCGAGTGCGTCGCGAGCTCGGCGACGTCGCGCCGGATTTCGCCGTCGTGTTCGTGTCGCCGCACCATGAGGCGAGCTACGACGCCGTGCCGGAGCTGGTCCGCGCCGGGCTCGAGTGCCGCACGCTACTCGGCTGCTCGGCCGGCGGCGTCATCGGCGGCGGGCACGAGGTGGAGGAGGCGCCGGGGTTCTCGCTGACGGCGGCGGTGCTGCCAGGCGTGCGCCTCACGCCGTTCCACACGAGCGAGCCCGAGCCGCCGCGCGTCGCCCCCGACGGTCCGGCGCAGTTCGTGATCTGTCCCGAGCCGTTCTCGTTCGACGCGGAATCGTTCGTGCACGCGCTCGACCGCGCCTATCCCGGCAGCACGGTCATCGGCGGTGTCGCGAGCGGTGCCCGGCATCCGGGGGAGAACGCGCTCTTCCTCGACGGGGCCGTGCATCGCGACGGGCTCGTCGGCGTGGTGCTCGCGGGCGACGTGGTCATCGACACGATCGTCGCACAGGGCTGCCGGCAGATCGGCGAGCCCATGTTCGTCACGCGCTGCGAGCGCAACCTGCTCCAGGAGATCGACGGCCGCAGCCCGGCCGCGGTGCTCGCGGATCTGCATCGGCGGGCGACGCCGCGCGATCGCGAGCTCTTCCGCAGCTCGCTCTTCCTCGGGATCGTCATGCGCGAGCAGCAGGAGTATCACCAGGGGGACTTCCTCATCCGCAACGTGCTCGGCCTCGACGGCAAGACGGGTGCCGTGGCCGTCGGCGCGCTCCTGCGGCCCGGCATGGTCGTGCAGTTCCACCTGCGCGACGCCCGCACCTCGGCCGAGGACCTCGACGCCATGCTCGGGCGCTACCGCGGCAAGCCCGCCGGCTCGCTCCTCTTCTCGTGTCTGGGCCGCGGCGCGCACCTCTACGGTCGGCCCGATCACGACACCGACGCGGTCCGGCGCCACCTGGGCGAGGTGCCGCTCGGCGGCTTCTTCTGCAACGGCGAGATCGGCCCGGTCCAGGGCACGACCTTCCTGCACGGCTACACGAGCGCGTTCGGTCTCTTCCGCCCGCGCAGCTAG